Proteins encoded by one window of Canis aureus isolate CA01 chromosome 13, VMU_Caureus_v.1.0, whole genome shotgun sequence:
- the FGB gene encoding fibrinogen beta chain encodes MVSWNFKNFKSMKNLLLLLLCVFIVKSQAHYYDDTDEEERIVSTVDARGHRPLDKKREEAPSLRPAPPPISGGGYRARPVKPVASQKKLERKAPDAGGCLHADPDLGVLCPTGCQLQDTLVKQERPIRKSIDELNNNVESVSQSSSSTFQYITLLKDMWKNRQKQIRDNENAINEYSSELEKHQLYIEETVTSNIPTNLRVLRAILENLRSKIQKLESDVSAQMEYCRTPCTVSCNIPVVSGKECEEIIRNGGETSEMYLIQPHSSITPYRVYCDMTTDSGGWTVIQNRQDGSVDFGRTWDPYKQGFGNIATSADGKKYCGLPGEYWLGNDKISQLTNMGPTELLIEMEDWKGDKVKALYGGFTMQNEANKYQLSVSKYKGTAGNALIEGASQLFGENQTMTIHNGMYFSTYDRDNDGWITTDPKKQCAREDGGGWWYNRCHAANPNGRYYWGGHYSWDMAKHGTDDGVVWMNWKGSWYSMKKMSMKIRPFFPRQ; translated from the exons ATGGTTTCCTGgaacttcaaaaattttaaaagcatgaagAATCTATTACTGCTACTATTGTGTGTTTTTATTGTTAAGTCACAAGCTCACTATTATGACGATACg GATGAAGAAGAGAGAATTGTG tCCACTGTGGATGCCCGTGGTCATCGGCCCCTTGACAAGAAGAGGGAAGAGGCTCCCAGCCTGAGACCTGCTCCCCCTCCCATCAGTGGAGGTGGCTATCGAGCTCGTCCAGTCAAACCAGTAGCCAGccaaaagaaattagaaagaaaagcCCCTGATGCTGGGGGCTGTCTTCATGCTGACCCAGATCTG GGAGTGTTGTGTCCTACAGGATGTCAGTTGCAAGATACTTTGGTAAAACAGGAAAGGCCAATCAGAAAAAGTATAGATGAATTAAATAATAATGTGGAGTCTGTGTCCCAGTCCTCTTCTAGCACCTTTCAGTATATAACTCTGCTAAAAGACATGTGGAAAAACAGGCAGAAGCAAATAAGAG ataatGAAAATGCAATAAATGAGTATTCCTCAGAGCTGGAAAAGCACCAATTATATATAGAGGAGACTGTGACCAGCAATATTCCAACTAACCTTCGTGTGCTCCGGGCAATCCTGGAAAACTTGagaagcaaaatacaaaaattagaaTCTGATGTCTCAGCTCAGATGGAATACTGCCGCACTCCATGCACAGTCAGTTGCAATATTCCTGTGGTGTCTGGCAAAG AATGTGAGGAAATTATCAGAAATGGAGGTGAAACATCTGAAATGTATCTCATTCAGCCTCACAGTTCTATCACACCATACAGAGTATACTGTGATATGACCACAGACAGTGGAG GATGGACAGTGATTCAGAACCGTCAAGATGGTAGCGTTGACTTTGGCAGGACGTGGGATCCATATAAACAAGGATTTGGAAATATTGCAACCAGTGCCGATGGGAAAAAATACTGTGGTCTACCAG GTGAATATTGGCTTGGGAATGATAAAATTAGCCAGCTTACCAACATGGGACCCACGGAACTTCTGATTGAAATGGAGGACTGGAAAGGCGACAAGGTGAAGGCCCTCTATGGAGGATTCACTATGCAGAATGAGGCCAACAAATACCAACTCTCAGTGAGCAAATATAAGGGAACAGCTGGCAATGCCCTCATAGAAGGAGCTTCTCAACTGTTTGGAGAGAACCAAACCATGACCATCCACAACGGCATGTATTTCAGCACGTACGACAGAGACAATGATGGCTG GATAACTACAGATCCCAAAAAACAGTGTGCTAGAGAAGATGGTGGTGGATGGTGGTATAATAGATGTCATGCAGCCAATCCAAATGGCAGATACTACTGGGGTGGACATTACAGCTGGGACATGGCAAAACATGGCACAGACGATGGAGTGGTATGGATGAACTGGAAGGGGTCCTGGTATTCAATGAAGAAGATGTCTATGAAGATCAGACCCTTCTTCCCACGGCAATAA